DNA from Phaeodactylum tricornutum CCAP 1055/1 PHATR_bd_33x35 genomic scaffold, whole genome shotgun sequence:
ACTGCACAAAGTCTTTCATGCGGTACTTCCTATCACTTCTTACTGGGACAAAGCATGCCAAATCCCCCCCTGTCAATGAAATGACAAGTCTGAAGAGCAGTACAATCCTTGaaattgactttggaagCTTGTGCTGGGTAAGCTCAGTACTGAGTTTTGACTGGgccttccacttctttgTAGATTTGGCATAGAAGTACAAAGCACCATCCCCCCAGAGAACTTGAAAATCTTGGAGGCCTAAAGTTTCTGAATGCCTCATACTGCCAAGACCCAGACCATGTAAACAGAACTCAACAATTGATGACAGATGATCTTGGTCAATTTCATTGATCTGAGGGGACAACTTCAAAGATTCACTGAACACATCTCCACTAGCTTGTTGAACTTGAAAGTGCACACTATCATCAGATCCACATGATATTCTGACATTGATCAAAGGCAGAGTTGTGGTCAAAAAGACTtcccaatcctttccatcaAAGATCTGACTTAGAACAAGTCTGGCAGCACCAACAACCCTTGGAATGAGAGTCTTCCAAACTTCTGGCTTAAAGATGAGCCCTTGAACCACAATCTCTCCATTTCTGGAGAAATGCCTGTCAACAATCTTGGGTTTCTGCATCTGAATCTCTCTGAGCTGCCTGATCATGGGTCCAAAGGTGTTCATGGTGGGCCTCTCCATAACTGTTTTCACCAGTACCTTAGCTCCCTCCATGTAACCAAGAGGATGGCTCATAGCCCCCACAACAGAACAGAAAGCCAGTCTGAACAAGTGCATTATGGTGGCAACTTGGGAAGCAGATGTATCAGCTGATCTCAACACAAGCTTGCCCTTGGAAATGAGGAAGCATCTAGCTGCAGCATAGACACACCCCAAGGGATATTGACTTGTGCTGGCTGGATTTTCCAGTAAGacatcaaccaaaagcttgccaatcAGACCACCTTGAATGATCTGAGTCGAAGACACACTGCACTCCAGAAGATCAGAgatctcttgtcttgtcttgacaatgatgctagttccaacacaatcatgTCTCCAGAGGAAGCAtagcagctttttcagtTCCTTGCTCAACACACTAACATTTTCTCTCATAGAAAATGTAGTGTTCTGGACAACTTGATTGATCTCCACTCCCTCATACAGTATCAAGCTGGCTCTGAGGTTGGCAGGCacttcagcaacttcaatCCTTGCATATTGAGTCAGCCAATCCTCTGCAATCTGAAGCAACTTGGTTAACTGAAGTTCACCAGCCTCCAGCTCACGGTATTGAAAAATGTTCTGTCTGACTTTGCTTTCAAACTGAATTGCTGAATTTCTgatatattttgaaaaaatggaaatGTATCTCTGAGGACTCTCATCCTCTCTGACAAATGGCTTGATCATCAAGGCTATGGCACTGAAGGAGAGAAGATCAGATGACTTAGGAACTgcctctttttccttctctttaGACAAATCTTCAACCACCCTATTACAAATTGTTTTGATACAAAACTTTTTGACAGATCTAGCCTGAGCACATTGATCCCTCTTCTTGACTGCATTTGCAATATGACGCTCAAAATTAGATGGTCTTGAGAAAATTTCACCACAAACTCCACAGGAAATCATCATTTTTTGTGTGTCAATGCAACAATAATCATTCATAGTTGAATTGCTGATTCTTTGTACTTCTAATTGAAGTTCCTTGAAAGTTTTACCACTATACCCAGCATGGAATCTTTTTACGTGCCTGGAGAAGTTGGTACTATGATCTGCAGAAATTTTCTTCTTGCATACTAGGCAGTATAGTCCAAAAGGTGTAACTTGGAACACTGAATTGTCTGAATCTATGTTGACTTCATCAGGGGATAAATCTATGGATGATCCTGAGGGATTGTTTTGGCCATTTGCAGCACTAGTGGATAAAGTCCTACTACTAGATGCAACTTTAAAAAAATGTGATCCATGTTTTTTGTAAGGGTAGGGTTTGTCCTTCTCTGTCAGACtctttcctcttcttccgtttggCTGCGTAAGGATTATTTATGGCAGTGGGATGACTGTTAAGGTGGTCATTACTACTCATTTTGCTAACTCCTGTGGTTTTGCAATGGGAT
Protein-coding regions in this window:
- a CDS encoding predicted protein encodes the protein MRENVSVLSKELKKLLCFLWRHDCVGTSIIVKTRQEISDLLECSVSSTQIIQGGLIGKLLVDVLLENPASTSQYPLGCVYAAARCFLISKGKLVLRSADTSASQVATIMHLFRLAFCSVVGAMSHPLGYMEGAKVLVKTVMERPTMNTFGPMIRQLREIQMQKPKIVDRHFSRNGEIVVQGLIFKPEVWKTLIPRVVGAARLVLSQIFDGKDWEVFLTTTLPLINVRISCGSDDSVHFQVQQASGDVFSESLKLSPQINEIDQDHLSSIVEFCLHGLGLGSMRHSETLGLQDFQVLWGDGALYFYAKSTKKWKAQSKLSTELTQHKLPKGGFGMLCPSKK